One genomic segment of Lysobacter sp. 5GHs7-4 includes these proteins:
- a CDS encoding uroporphyrinogen-III synthase has product MHPRTPPQPPRWYVISLRPSGGHATLRRAAARLGAQTIALSPWRLRRCDDEAARDALAAALAAPYAVFTSPEAVRAAHALRPLRDDGRREWFAVGAGSAAALRRAGIGRVHAPQRMDSEGLLALLDSYDLAGRELGLITAPGGRGALTPALQARGARVLRADVYLRVPIAPAPRAIARLRALDAPAALALSSGDALQRVLELLPDDAARALRGATVLAASERLATLARELGFAQLRVAAGPRPRELLAAAPAALRHGS; this is encoded by the coding sequence ATGCATCCGCGCACACCGCCACAGCCGCCGCGATGGTACGTGATCTCGCTGCGGCCCAGCGGCGGACACGCGACCCTGCGCCGGGCGGCGGCGCGGTTGGGCGCGCAGACCATCGCGCTGTCGCCATGGCGCCTGCGCCGCTGCGACGACGAGGCCGCGCGCGACGCGCTGGCGGCCGCGCTGGCCGCACCGTACGCGGTCTTCACCAGCCCCGAGGCGGTGCGCGCCGCGCATGCGCTGCGGCCCTTGCGCGACGACGGCCGTCGCGAGTGGTTCGCGGTCGGCGCCGGCAGCGCCGCGGCCCTCCGCCGCGCCGGCATCGGCCGCGTACATGCGCCGCAGCGGATGGACAGCGAAGGCCTGCTGGCGCTGCTCGACAGCTACGACCTGGCCGGGCGCGAACTGGGCCTGATCACCGCGCCCGGCGGACGCGGCGCGCTGACCCCGGCGCTGCAGGCGCGCGGCGCGCGGGTGCTGCGCGCCGACGTCTACCTGCGGGTGCCGATCGCGCCCGCGCCGCGCGCGATCGCGCGCCTGCGCGCGCTGGACGCGCCCGCCGCACTGGCCCTGTCCAGCGGCGACGCGTTGCAACGCGTGCTGGAACTGCTGCCCGACGACGCCGCGCGGGCGCTGCGCGGCGCCACCGTCCTGGCCGCCAGCGAACGCCTGGCGACGCTGGCGCGGGAGCTGGGTTTCGCCCAGCTCCGGGTCGCCGCCGGACCGCGTCCGCGCGAGCTGCTGGCGGCGGCGCCGGCGGCACTGCGTC
- a CDS encoding YiiD C-terminal domain-containing protein, protein MSLEEALQRLRHHYQSMPPVAAMQIDVADYDGQRLRLHAPLAQHVNDKGCAFGGSLASMMTLASWGLVSLRLEQAGLDADVYVADSQIRYLAPLFADIDVDAELAADADWDGFLSTLRERGRARTGLVARVRLPEGGVATDFTARYVAIARS, encoded by the coding sequence ATGAGCCTCGAAGAAGCCTTGCAACGTTTGCGTCACCACTACCAGTCGATGCCGCCGGTGGCGGCCATGCAGATCGACGTCGCCGACTACGACGGCCAGCGCCTGCGCCTGCACGCGCCGCTGGCGCAACACGTGAACGACAAGGGCTGCGCCTTCGGCGGCAGCCTGGCCTCGATGATGACGCTGGCCTCGTGGGGACTGGTCTCGCTGCGCCTGGAACAGGCCGGCCTGGATGCCGACGTTTATGTGGCCGACAGCCAAATCCGCTACCTCGCCCCCCTGTTCGCCGACATCGACGTCGACGCCGAGCTTGCCGCCGACGCCGACTGGGACGGCTTCCTGAGCACGCTGCGCGAGCGCGGACGGGCTCGCACGGGTCTGGTGGCACGGGTGCGGCTGCCCGAAGGCGGCGTGGCGACCGACTTCACCGCCCGCTACGTCGCCATAGCGCGAAGCTGA
- a CDS encoding rhodanese-like domain-containing protein has product MTLEELLAFGSRHMFLSMGLVGLTVALLYTESARLFRGYKALRPAELTGLINRENALVVDLSATNDFEKGHIAGSRSVAPSQFDPENKLLASAKALPVVMVCRNGQASADAAKRLKKAGFEKVYWLDGGVQAWQQADLPLVKGRA; this is encoded by the coding sequence GTGACCTTAGAAGAACTGCTCGCCTTCGGCAGCCGCCACATGTTCCTGTCGATGGGTCTGGTCGGCCTGACCGTCGCACTGCTCTACACCGAGAGCGCGCGCCTGTTCCGCGGCTACAAGGCCCTGCGTCCGGCCGAGCTGACCGGCCTGATCAACCGCGAGAACGCGCTGGTGGTCGACCTGTCGGCGACCAACGATTTCGAGAAGGGCCACATCGCCGGCAGCCGTTCGGTCGCGCCCAGCCAGTTCGATCCCGAGAACAAGCTGCTGGCCAGCGCCAAGGCGCTGCCGGTGGTCATGGTCTGCCGCAACGGCCAGGCCTCGGCCGATGCCGCCAAGCGCCTGAAGAAGGCCGGTTTCGAGAAGGTCTATTGGCTCGACGGCGGCGTGCAGGCCTGGCAGCAGGCCGATCTGCCGCTGGTCAAGGGCCGCGCCTGA
- the secB gene encoding protein-export chaperone SecB, producing the protein MSEENVNGAVAPVEAAGPAFTVEKIYVKDVSFEVPGAPAVFNETTQPQLQMNLNQSVQRLNDAAFEVVLGITLTCTAADKPMYLVEVKQAGVFGLAGFDEATLDGMLGTHCPNVLYPYARQLVSDLIQSGGFPPFFLQPINFDALYAEGLRQRAAQQQGGLADAETAGNA; encoded by the coding sequence ATGTCCGAAGAAAACGTCAACGGCGCCGTCGCGCCGGTCGAAGCCGCCGGTCCGGCGTTCACGGTCGAAAAGATCTACGTGAAGGACGTCTCCTTCGAAGTCCCCGGCGCGCCGGCGGTGTTCAACGAGACCACGCAGCCGCAGCTGCAGATGAACCTCAACCAGAGCGTGCAGCGCCTCAACGACGCCGCGTTCGAAGTCGTGCTGGGCATCACCCTGACCTGCACCGCCGCCGACAAGCCGATGTACCTGGTGGAAGTGAAGCAGGCCGGCGTGTTCGGCCTGGCCGGCTTCGACGAGGCCACCCTGGACGGCATGCTGGGCACCCACTGCCCGAACGTGCTGTATCCGTACGCGCGTCAGCTGGTCAGCGACCTGATCCAGTCCGGCGGCTTCCCGCCGTTCTTCCTGCAGCCGATCAACTTCGACGCCCTGTACGCCGAAGGCCTGCGTCAGCGCGCCGCGCAGCAGCAGGGCGGTCTGGCCGACGCGGAGACCGCGGGCAACGCCTGA